The Onychostoma macrolepis isolate SWU-2019 chromosome 20, ASM1243209v1, whole genome shotgun sequence nucleotide sequence CAGTCTGCCTGATTCTCTCCGTCAGATCACGTGGCGTTTAGGCACAGAAATTCTGCATCATGTTCCCAATTCCAGCATTGACGATTTCAACGCTTTTTATGAACAATTGAAAAACTTTGGCGTCCGAAACTACTCAAAGGTATGCTTTGCATTATAAACATCCAGACCTCCTTTTAGCATTATGTACGCTGTATTGTAGCTATGCATTTGATCGGTATGTTATGTAACTTGTCATGTTGTAGATCTGTTTGGAGCATTGCTTTCATCTCCTGCTGAACAAGCAGATGGATGAAGCCAAGCGGCAGCTGTCCATCGCAGACAGCTGGAGATACGGCAAGCAGTCGACTGCTCAGTCCCTGATGAAAAAGCTCATCCGCGCCTACTGTGGTTATCTAGATTACCTGATCTGGAGTGAGAAGAAGCCCTCTGCGCCTGATAGTGGTAGGAATATCAATAATCTTGCATTAGACCAGGTCTTCTTTCTTGTATCTGTCTTAAATGAGGTTCTCTGTCTATGCTTTCGGTGTCAGAGGAGGCGGGCAACAACCATGAGATGCGCACCTATTTCAGACAAGCTTCTGTGACGCTGAAGGATATCGTCAGTCAGCCCGGAGTCTGGGATCCTTTCGTGTTGAGTTACATTCATGTGAGACTACATTTTACCTTGTGTGAATTGACTTGTTTCAGGTTTGTTTAGAACAAATTGACagttctgtcatcgtttactcttGAAgcctgcacgggcctcaaatttaggcctTAGCCCGGCCCTGTCCCAATacgctcaggccctagcccggcccgtgtccgacagcttatcagaattacccCGACCCGTGCccatcttttttcccccttgtgGAAGCTAAAGCACGCTTTGCAGTACATGGAAGCACGAGCacgatcacttgcattttttcaatggaaacaacttCAAATACGCCgccatttttgctcataaagataagagtaatacatcatccggaactgtaaagggtctacttttatttgagtGCACtaacaatatcaacaaaatgttgtgcttttataaaataaagaaaacaaacataatgcgctttctgccgtctcggtcttgaacaggagcgcttcacaaaaatgaaccgaaagtcagcgaatacatgcctcacagacatgataaatatatctatagaaagctttaagttactacttaacgaaattaaacaaatcaaacacacaaactctttcattataatcataatctgtaaagatgcatttctctctaaaggtgcatctaatgaggagacggtgagtcaggatcatcatcttcatctttgcgacactgacacagaaaacacttgattagtaaataattcaaatatctccttactatttcccccagacacattcatggtaattgcttctgctggggctttgcggcaagcttcagCGTATTGCGTGCATTTGAGCGCAGGCCCGAGGctgaactatgacgtgaaaattggtCCGAAGCACGGCCCTAGGAGCGTAAAAAAGTCGGGGCCCGTCAGGCtctaatttactcacccttgtgctGTTCAAAAGAGATTTGTTTGAAGAAATCACCATTCAAAGCAAgccttaaaaaagaaaatgcatgatGAGAGTAAGTCAGAAcagtagagccctgcatttcggCCCGGGCCTGACGGGCCTCGACTTTTTTACCCCCCAAGGGCTGGGCTTCaggccaattttcacgtcatagttcagacgcgggccgggcctcgggcctgttttagttttctccttatttttatattttagacatccatcaattagtgatgaaaaaaattgctgcgctggtggaaacaacacgagaccgtgccgCGACTGTCAAAAGCagctcgacggtgtttagtgtcccgcagcagcagagagcgccgtcagcgcagctgaagagttctgcttcaaatacacgcaataggctgaagcttgccgcaaagcaaagccccagcaaaagtaatttccatgaatgtgtccggggGAAATGGTAAGgagatatttaaattatttactaataaagtgttttctgtgtcagtgtcgcaaagatgaagatgatgatcctgactcaccgtctcctcattagacgcgcctttagagagaagtgcatcttcacggattatgataataatgaatgagtttttgttttcgattggatttatttcgttaagtagtaatttaaagctttagatagctatagatatatttatcatgtctgtgaggcatgtattcgctgactttcggttcatttttgtgaagcgctcctgttcaagacgagacggcagaaagcgcatcattgttttcttaaaagcgcaatgttttcttgatattgtgagtgcacacaaataaaagtagaccctttacagttctgaatgatgtattactcttacctttatgagcaaaaattacagcctagtttaagttgtttccattgaaaaaaatgcaattgattgcgctggcgCCTCCGTGTCCTGctctttagcttccactctccgcacaaactattggatgcagcgcacatttatctaggtttaacctttaaacattgttatatgcttgaactgtttcagtatatctatagattttattttaggcaagtcgtgatgatttgagaaggctaaattgatcaaacatgctaTGATGCCTGCCGGTCTgctgctggccgcttggtcgttactttaagaaagaaataacttgtttaacgaacaaaaaatgctccaaacttttttcaaaattaacttaaaatttattttattaaaaatgtaaaaaaacgaaatataatcactttgccattacatacaaaacggaactgttttaatagctgaaacatgaGCTGTTTTGGGCGAAGGCGGGGGGGGGGGGTAAAAGatgggctcgggtcggactcgggccggtaattctgataagctgtcggacacgggccgggctagggcctgagcatctcgggccagggccggactagggcctaaatttgaggcccgtgcagggctctacagAAGAATCTTATAGTAGCGTTGTGTAACAAATGGATTAAAGTTGTTTAAATGAATGCACATGCACCAATGAGATTTGTGAGTGAATAATACCTTATATTTTAGTCTATTTGTTGCACAAGTGTTGTGTGACTTTAAAAGACTATAGAATATAGTGAACAAGTtatatggattattttaatgttctgtttcttcaaaagtttggggatttttttttttatgtttctgaaagacATCTCTTCTGCACAGcaaggctgcatatatttggtcaaaaatagagtaaaaaaatattaaatattattacaatttaaaatagcagttttttttatcagaacctgttttaaagtgtaatttatttctgtgatccacaaaaatattgggcagcacaactgttttcaacattgatgataatcagaaatgtttcttgagcagcaaatcagcatattagaatgatttctgaagatcatgtgacactgaagactgcagtaatgatgctgaaaatacagcgctgcatcacagaaataaattacattttaaagtgtattcaaataaaaaactgctattttaaattgtaataatatttaaaacaattccctgtattttttaatcaaataaatgcagccttggtgagcagaaaatactttttttcaaaaacattaaataataataatttttctaaaatgttgTCTTTTCAATCTTACAGAGCctaaacctttaaaaataaaggtagtGTAGAAAGTAATGATGTCGGCAggattgttgtttttgtttaaactaACCTTCTAAAGCAGACTCGACTTGATCTCCTGCTGTCTATGTGTGTGGTCCGCTGCAGATGCTGGAGTTTTACGAAGATGAGGAGGCTGCTCTTCAGGTTCTGGAGAATTATGCTTACAACAAGGAGTTCCCGCTGAACCCCAACGCTCACGTGTATCTGTACCAGTTCCTCAAGAGACACCAAGCCCCACAAGCCAAACTCATCGGTTCATTAAGGGTATGAAACCATTCAGTCAGTCAGGAAAATATGAAGGTTCTCATTAAAATGACTCCCATGTTGTGGTTTGTGTCGCTCAGATCCTGCACTCTTTAGTCCCGAGTCACGAGCTGATGCTGGAGCTGTGCTCGCTCCTGATGCACACCAGTACGTATGGACACTAGACTTCTTCTAGATTTCTAGCACATTGCAATGTTGTTATAAAGACCGACCAGTGAATTTGATTTAAATGAGTTTCTGCTGCTTTTCCAGAGCAAAAGAGCGATCGAGAAGAAGCTCTCGCCGTTTCCATGGACCTTCTGGAGTTTTCCAGCTGGAAATGTGACATGAAGGCTTGGAAGTGTCTTCTggaaataatgaataaactcaAAAAGAAGTAAGTTATTATTAATACACCATAAATAGTACATAAAATAAGTCGCACCGGGTCAAAATTGCATtgatgagagagaaaaaaaattgagatAAGTTGCATCAGCTTCTGAGTCtctttttgttattaaattcataaatgatGTAAAATACCGACAATATCTTTTAAATTTGACAGTTTTCAGAATAGGAGTGAAAAATATaagtataaaacaaacaattataGTGGCATATTAacttgttgtttttatatatattgttaattacatattagtttaaaagtataaaaaattatgtatttttataaatataaaataaaatcataaataaaaattttatattaataattaattataataatatttaaattatttatgtgtgtgtgtgtgtgtgtatatatatatatatatatatatatatatatatatatatatatatatataaaatcaaacgattattcgcatccaaaataaaagcttttgtttacatgtgtgtgtactgtgtatatttatgtatatataaatacacacacatacagtaaatattttttaatatttacatgtatatatttacaaatcttatattttatattatatctaaataaatttaacataaatatgacatatttttcataaatgtatatacatgcatgtttttgtatttatctatacataataaatatacacagaatacacacatatattatgtatacaaaaacttttattttggatgtgatttaaTTGAGATTAATAATTTGACAGCACTTACATGTATACATGccaaaatagttttattttttatgaatgtgacaatatttataattttaaagtatAGTCTGATCTCTCTTTATTCAgagagtaataataataataataaaagtaaggaacacatacatgcaaaaatgcacacattacattgttatatatatatatgataatattttgttacattcATAAAAAAAGCAGATGGCCACCTAATAAGAAGAGTTACAAATACAAGTTATGTACACAGTTATTTCCATAATATAAATCacaaattatatacatttgtaAGGAATTAGAAATGAGAAATGGCTTAATAGGAAGTCCCAGCATGATTCTGatgataaatgtgttttattctgGGAAATCTGGTACCGACAAGCAGTGCTTTTGTTTCTCGTGATGTTGATTCAGAAAGTGCATGGACGCTGTGAAGAAGGAGTGGGACGTCAGGAGATCGCTCTGGCTTTCCTTACACTACAGATCCTACAACGGCAGGAAGGACTCGCGCGAGAACGTCCAGCTTCTGATGGTCAAGAGGGACGTTTTGAGGATTACGGATGAAAACAGTAAGTACATGATGATTATTTCTGATTTGCAGAAAGTTTCAGTTCAATTAGTAGAAAGAAAACTACGAGGCTTTGAGTTTGTAATGTGTTGCAGATGATTCCTGATATGATTCCTTGTTGTGTTTGTATGATATGTTAAATATGTGTTCTGTTTGCAGACAGAGAGTACTTCAGAATCGCTCTGAAAATTGAGAGAGAAAGTAaaccaaagaaagaaagactcaGGAAGAGGAAAGAGAGGATGGTGACTAAGTAAGCTTTATGATTACTGTGTAAAATTGAGATTTCCTAGATTTTTACCAGAAAGCATTTCAATCCAAATCTATGCATTTTCATGTTATGCATGTTTgatattaattgcattttatattttatttatcactCAGGGtgaaggaaaagaaaaagaagactcTCAATGACTAAGAAGTCCGAGTAAATTTTATAAGAAGTGTGTAAATTTGACTTTCTTAGATGGCTGTGAATTAAAGGACTGGAAGTGCAGTGAACTGACCGTCGGTCTTGATTGTGACCAGCAGGGAGCGCAAACGCTGCGCTTCTCAAGCCTGATGCTTTCCAGGAACCACAGCCTGATgaacatttcatatttgtaaaaaGAATCAAATCATTTTCAGCAGCTTTTGAGATGATATTAGTGGATTTTCTCCTGTCcagttaatatttttt carries:
- the taf1a gene encoding TATA box-binding protein-associated factor RNA polymerase I subunit A, giving the protein MDDIETELNIAAAAADSREDEGRNHVPIKPAVLLHQSHPDPRGLFTAADFLKSNRKCLNLIREAMLRHNWQEAACYFSSYIQTLEVQTLSQVFPASEITWRLGTEILHHVPNSSIDDFNAFYEQLKNFGVRNYSKICLEHCFHLLLNKQMDEAKRQLSIADSWRYGKQSTAQSLMKKLIRAYCGYLDYLIWSEKKPSAPDSEEAGNNHEMRTYFRQASVTLKDIVSQPGVWDPFVLSYIHMLEFYEDEEAALQVLENYAYNKEFPLNPNAHVYLYQFLKRHQAPQAKLIGSLRILHSLVPSHELMLELCSLLMHTKQKSDREEALAVSMDLLEFSSWKCDMKAWKCLLEIMNKLKKKKCMDAVKKEWDVRRSLWLSLHYRSYNGRKDSRENVQLLMVKRDVLRITDENNREYFRIALKIERESKPKKERLRKRKERMVTKVKEKKKKTLND